The following coding sequences are from one Fibrobacter sp. UBA4297 window:
- a CDS encoding family 43 glycosylhydrolase: MRTKCSGLFATLGWAVFGLFGVFGAQSAFAANPLTTDFYSADAAALVHNDSLFIFAGHDEQGPQGNNNKAFIMNDWHVLVTDDMEHYHDYGAVLSVKTFKWANASAFAGHCEYRNGKFYWYVAVHHGTIKENGSEGFAIGVAVADHPSGPWKDAIGQALITDNTPNDVKLNIDPAIFYNGDDIWMYWGSWNAGRRVKLKENMIELAGTPEDIKIKDFFEAPWMHYFRGNYYFSYASGYPSTTNYSMAPSLNGPWTPKGVINDKMENSETNHQAIFKYLGHWYFMYHGANSPGGWTYRRSVNIDYLYYDRNGLIQKIKHTDGVDPVNNALLEEGGYRLTVSHSNLALEDNDGVVVQQTADEKNKTQLWVLAHGDSARYYTLKNFATGRYYCPPKTLLDTVKTSETSCEIRIENASAKKGYFLFTDYDSDYLGDVLNISKEVGMPVITWVRTGTDNQKVQFAKAELPKVEPPKDSSNVETPPDSGNGGTTGIAHGSRGSMDALKTLTLQQIYYDASARVIHLGADASWALLDVNGVVVRRGYGREISVRSVCSGMYFVRNGRTTAMVMVR, translated from the coding sequence ATGAGAACGAAATGTTCTGGTCTTTTTGCGACGTTGGGATGGGCCGTTTTTGGCCTTTTTGGCGTATTTGGCGCGCAATCGGCTTTTGCCGCAAATCCATTGACGACGGACTTTTATTCTGCGGATGCCGCAGCCCTCGTGCATAACGACTCGCTCTTTATTTTTGCGGGCCACGATGAACAGGGGCCGCAGGGCAATAACAATAAAGCCTTCATCATGAACGACTGGCACGTGCTCGTGACCGATGATATGGAACATTATCATGATTACGGCGCTGTTTTGAGTGTCAAAACGTTCAAATGGGCGAATGCGAGCGCTTTTGCAGGCCACTGCGAATACCGAAATGGCAAGTTTTACTGGTACGTGGCCGTCCATCACGGGACCATCAAGGAAAATGGAAGTGAAGGATTTGCGATTGGCGTTGCCGTCGCGGATCATCCGTCGGGACCGTGGAAAGACGCCATTGGGCAGGCACTAATTACCGACAATACGCCGAATGACGTGAAATTGAACATCGACCCCGCGATTTTTTACAATGGCGACGATATCTGGATGTATTGGGGCTCGTGGAATGCAGGCCGCCGCGTGAAGCTCAAGGAAAACATGATTGAACTTGCGGGCACGCCCGAAGATATCAAAATCAAGGACTTCTTTGAAGCGCCGTGGATGCATTATTTCCGTGGCAATTATTACTTCAGTTACGCATCGGGTTATCCCTCGACGACGAATTATTCCATGGCGCCGAGCCTGAACGGACCGTGGACGCCAAAAGGCGTTATCAACGACAAAATGGAAAATTCCGAGACGAACCACCAGGCGATTTTCAAGTATCTCGGACACTGGTATTTCATGTATCACGGTGCGAATTCTCCGGGCGGCTGGACGTACCGCCGTTCCGTGAACATCGACTATCTCTATTACGACCGCAATGGCTTAATCCAGAAAATCAAACATACGGATGGCGTGGATCCGGTCAACAATGCGCTTCTCGAAGAGGGCGGTTACCGCTTGACGGTCTCGCATAGCAATTTGGCTCTCGAAGATAACGATGGCGTTGTGGTGCAGCAGACTGCGGACGAAAAGAACAAAACACAGCTTTGGGTGCTTGCACATGGCGATTCGGCGCGTTATTACACGCTCAAAAATTTTGCGACGGGCCGCTACTATTGCCCGCCCAAGACTTTGTTGGATACGGTCAAGACTTCTGAAACATCTTGTGAAATCCGCATCGAGAACGCCTCTGCGAAAAAAGGCTATTTCTTGTTTACCGATTACGACAGCGATTACTTGGGCGATGTGCTGAACATCTCGAAGGAAGTCGGGATGCCGGTCATCACGTGGGTTCGCACAGGAACGGATAACCAGAAAGTGCAATTCGCAAAAGCGGAACTGCCGAAGGTTGAACCTCCGAAGGATTCGTCAAATGTTGAAACGCCGCCGGATTCCGGCAATGGCGGGACGACGGGAATTGCGCATGGCTCGCGAGGTTCAATGGATGCGTTGAAAACACTGACTTTGCAACAGATTTACTACGATGCCTCTGCTCGCGTGATTCATTTGGGTGCCGATGCGTCTTGGGCTTTGCTTGATGTAAATGGTGTTGTTGTGCGTCGTGGTTATGGTCGTGAAATCAGTGTGCGTTCCGTCTGCTCAGGAATGTACTTTGTCCGCAACGGCCGTACCACCGCAATGGTTATGGTAAGGTAA